aagtttaaatgattatattgtgttatattttataaaaggtttataaaatataagagtaacataaatatatatatatatatatatatatatatatatatatatatatatatatatatatatatctagtttatatatatgtataaatacattgttatataatatagatagtgcagaattttgggactccaagactcacaagcatgccttgttaatgttacttttaataacacacaagtgccaaggtacatgcttatgtattaaccaaggccttgactcaagaGAGAGGGAATAATACACATAAAATAGACAAGAAAATTCTGGTTCAGCACTCCTAATTGCCGAACTGTTTTGAGCAAAAGGGAGGGTTCATTGCTTGCTATTTTATTAcattcaagtgttctaaatcctaaccaaaacaaagggtgtgttggtgatcaaggcttgtgggtattacaaacttgaagcttcaagttagaggctttattccatcatctttatcatccatattgctgtccaaattcagctcctaactcatcttagaggaggtataatcttcttccttctttgttatatgtaagcattatttcataacttgataactatatggaattcaattgaaatggttatgcatataaacttgttttcttagtaattatgcttccgcttgttataacttaaaatgaattggtttcatattttattaacattaagaaacttgttattatgttgaattccatcaactaGTACAActttagtaaaataaataacataagaaCAAGATGCATAATAATAGTTTCATAATAATATGATCAAAAGACGTAGTTTCAAGCATAGCATAAATAGCATAAAAGCATAACACAGAGGGAACAAACATAAACCAGTCAAATTTACACATTCAGTCCGCATTTGCAGTTATACAAAGCCATAGATGAAACTGagttactaaaatttatgaaaaactTTTTCAGTTACCCACGCACTTTAAGCTCAGCAAGACGCCTAGTAAGATCATCCTCCTCAACCTTCTCATTGTTCTTACTCGCCACCGCATGGCCCGCTGGTTGCGGCAATCCAACAGAAACCTCCAAACCGTAATCATCAGCAACTTGTTGCATCAAACTATTAACCTCACCTTCAGGAGTTGAAAGCGATGTACTTCCAGCCATCGAACTTTCCATAAACTCCGCTtgtacttatatttatttatttgtgttATATTTGTTTGTACTCATAGCTTTAACACTTGTAAACTAGTCTATTTAATTAATTTGGTGGGGTATGTGATGGGGAGGAATTGGAAGTGCTGATGTGGCGGTGTTTAATGTGGAAAAACGGCGTCGTGGTTCGGACTTCGGAGTGGTCTAAAAGAATACTTAACATATCTACAAGTCTGCAACAAACAACTTACAATTGAACGGGCAAACATTGATTAAACTGAAAATGAAAGAAATTAATCTTGAAATTATATATGTAGAGTGATGATGGATATTTATGAATCATGATATGTGATACATAAATCACAATGGAAAAAATCACAACTGGAAAGAACAGATTTATGGAATTTAGCCTAACCGAACTTCAACATAGGACCAAAGATAAAAGCTGGATAAATATTTGAGTAGGACGAAGACAGAagacgaacaaatatttgtaacatatAATGATTTCGTTGAACTTATCGCTAACTTGTAACTGACTCTATTCATCTTCCTATAAACAGGACCAGGGACGGAGTTGAACATATTGGCGATCGAGTTAAGAAAAAATGTAATTTGATAAACTTTCATCGGGGAGCTTGAATATGTACAAGGCCGACTATATTTTTAGAAGCATATCGTTTTTGATTAGACATTATCTAGGATAATTTTTTAAATTTCCGATACTTATTTAGTTTAGAATTTATTATCATGTCCATATTATGAAGAAAATGTGAAGTTTTTGATTTATATTATGGATTTAGCGAGCTATTGGTCATACGGACTCCGATTTGTTGATTCAAAAACACAAACGTTCATAACTCAAAGGCTTCAAGTTTCATTTTTATGCacttaaatgcaacaaattacgtTACATAATAATGTTATTTAATGCTCATATTGACAAACTAAATTTAAAAACCACAAATCACATGTTTATGTCTAAATAATATGAAATGTTCACGTGTTTACAAAATGTGaactaaatttatatatgattataAAGGTAAATTAATAGGTGATCTTAAATTCTTTTATGTTCAATCTTAATCTCCATCGGCATTCATATGTGATTGATCTTACTCATATATGAAAATCCTTGTAATTTAAATAGTCTCGTAATTATGTACCTTTTGGGATTTTTGTTTGAACTTTTTTGACTATACATGTATATAATGATGCAATCACTTTCCTTAATTTATAAACTACTAttcttatttaattatattttcagAATTTATATCAATCTTTACCAGCATTAGTTATGGATATTTGATATATGATATATCCGTTGGTCAAGGTACATGACCTTTTGGAAAAGCACGATTTATGGATCCTCTGTCCTGGAAGGTACATGTTTTATGTAACAAATTGTGTTATCAGAATCTGTGCATGTTTTATGTGTGCGAGAGTATAATACAAAATTAGGAATCAGATACTTAGCGCAGTAGTTGTTTACTCCCTTTATATAGACAGCAATTTACTTACACGGTAATTAGTACTTTGTTTATTCTCTTTACGTCGACAGCAATTTGTGTTAAGTATACAGTTACTGTTACAGTTAGACTTAATTACATCTTTGTTTGCAACAATTTGTTGGACTAACAATGGTATGAATCCCTTACGTGTACTTATATTTCGTTAACCTTGTTATTCGACCCATTTTCTTTTCAGTGATATCATGATATTTGAAAACAACAGGATAAAAGCATGAAATTGGGACCATGGGGAGGAAATGGAGGAAAGCTATGGGATGATGGAGTACACGCAGGAGTTAGAGAAATCACTATTGTCTATGGTAGTTGTATCGATGCTATATATACAACATATGATGATAATGGTAAACCCTTTCCGGTTGAAAAGCACGGAGGCATGGGCGGGACCAAAGTTGCTCAGGTAAGTTTTCATCATATATCCACGTGCGTTAATTAAATTGGTTTAGTATGGCCTGATATGAATTTCTATGGGATTTATTTCAGGTTAAGCTGCAATTTCCTGAAGAAATTTTGACAAGTGTTGGCGGGTACTATTGCCCTGTGGTCTACGGAGCAGGCCCTGTGATTCGATCACTCACTTTTAAGAGCAATATAAGAACATATGGGCCATTCGGGGTTAAGAAGGAACACCCTTCAATTTCATAGCAAACGGAGGCCACATTGTAGGTTTTTATGGAAGAGCCGGTTGGTTTGTGGACTCATTCGGGTTTTACTTACCACCCCCTAAACCAACCTTCTGCCAAAGATTCCGAATGATGTTCACAGGATCTAAACCTACTGCTGTCGAAGATGCCGAGCAACAGAAAACAAAAGGCTCTACAGTTATAGTTGTGACAAGTAACTAAACGAATATCACCTATATATGTGTGTCTGCAATTTGTTGCGTTAGTGTGATGTTATCTTTAGCTTATTTCATGGTTTGCACAAGTTTAATCTTTAAATAGTAATAAAAGAATATCTCATTGTTCGTTCTTCCTAGTATTTGGTCAAAATTCCATCTATACATCTATATATTGTTCTAAATGAACTTTAAAAAAAGGCAATATACCCAAAATCTGGATTCTAACTTTTCATCATCATTAACCCACCAAACTAAAATAAATGACATAAAACGTGATGcataataaatcataataataagaggAAAAGAAGTACTCCGTGGTTTCAAGCATAGCGTAAAAACATAACATAGAACAAACACAAACCAGTCAAATTTACTAATTCAATCCGCATTTGCagttatataaaatacatataagaACATTTGCGTCGGTGTCATGTTTTGCACAAGTTTAATCTTTTACTAGTGATAAAAGATAAAAGAATCTCTGTGTCAGAATGCAACAACAACATAACCAAATAACCATGTTTGGTTATTTGGTTTAGTGGGATCAGAAACCGAGTTTCATCATTTCCCAATTGAGTCAAGTCACAAGATGCCACAAAGTCAAAGAAGTCCAAAACAGAACAGTCCAAGACAGAAGGCAACAAAAGCAAACAGCTACTAAGTCAGGCACAATCACCAAAAAAAGAAAAAACATATTTGATAGATACTCTACTTGAGAATTAGCCGTTATAACTTTTGCAATATAAATAGAATAGCTGATCATTGTATTAAAATTTAATTTCAATTGTATCAAATAATCAATCTATTCAATACAAGATCAAATTAATCACTtttatcatggtatcagagctaacggtgtagATCGAGGGATCATTacaaccgtttttttttttttttttttttttttttttttttttttgcttaaatCATcaaccagaaaaaaaaaataatcaagCTTCCATGTCAAAAATTGACGGTAGCTCGATTCATCAAACCAGCAGTAGTATGAAATATGAACAACTGAAGCTGAGTGAGAATAGTTACCTTAACGCTCTCTGTAAACCACCACTGGTCACCACCGGAGCCGGAAACTTCAAAGCCCACCAAAAAGGTAAAAGGTTGAAGATGGCGGAGACGGCGACAACAGTGGCAGAGACGGCAGCTACGGTAGCGACTGCAGCGGCGGTCAGAGACAACCGTGAAATAACAACGAACAACACTTCAGCAATCAATCGAGGTACAGGGTTGAGATTAAAAATCTCAAACCCTAATAACAACTCCTCTTTTAATTTGCATAAATCAGACAAAAGGGTGAGGAAAAAACCCTTAATCCCGAATTTTGACCCTGGTATTAAAACTAATTTGTATAATCCGGCCAAAATTGTGAGAAAAAATGCCTCTAATCCTCGATTGCAACAAACGATTGAATTGAAAAGGCAAAACCCTTCTCACTGCAAATCGATTTGTACAAGAGAAAAAGGGGTAAACCATAATCGATTCAGTTGTTTGCAAGATCTGATGAACCCTAGCCTGAACATAGCGGCCATACAAGAACATGAGTCTGCCATTAAAGCAGATAGAGATATGATGGAACCCTTAGTCTCAAATATTAAGGTCGGTTTAGATATTAATAAAAGGGAAGGATTAAGACATGGCCCAACTAAAACTAAACAATTTGATGACGGCCCAAttaaaaccaagtgtttaaaatatATTACTGGCTCAAGTAAAAAAATCGACTCTTGTAATGATATGAATTTTTCAAATATAGAAAATGAAAGTTTTTGTGGAAaaattaatattgtttcaaacaAAATAAAAAATAGTGAATGAATTTTTGACTGCGGTGCTATTCACACCATGACTTTTGAAAAATCAAATTTTTATTCCGAATCAAAACCTCGGGTTAATAAAATTCAAACGGCCAATGGAGGCGTTGTACAAGTAGAAGGGGGTGGGAAAATTGAAATTACTCCGACTATGAAATTgtctaattatttatatattccAACTCTGTCTCATAAACTTTTATTTGTTAGTCACGTTACAAAATAATTGAATTGTTCCGTTTTATTACATCCCACTTTCTGTATCCTTCAAGACATTAGGACTGAGGTAATTATTGGGCGTGGTACCGAACGGGGTGGGTTATACTATGTggacgaagtaacccaacaaggtaccgtgaCACTTGCTCACGGGacacctacgagggaagcttggttatggcataggaggttggGTCACCCATCAGCCGGATACTTACACGCGTTATTTCCTAGTCTTTTTTCGTCTAATGTAAACTTAAaatgtgaaacttgtattttggctaaaagccaccgAAGTACATTTAAACCTAGTAATACTAGAAAAGAGTTTCCCTTTGCTCTAGTCCATTCTGATGTGTGGGGTCCTGCACCGGTTGTTGGGGGGAAAATTTTTCGATATTTTGTCTTATTTATTGACGATCATACCCGGATGACTTGGATTTATTTTCTAACCCACAAATCAGAAGTTTTTGAGAAATTTtctcacttttataaaatggttcaaacccaatttaataaaaacatacaaatgttaagatccgataatgggggtgagtttgtaaactcatcaatgaaatctttttgcgaaaataatgggattattcatcaaacctcgTGTGCTCATACCCCAGAGCAAAATGGCGTAGCCGAACGTAAGAATCGAttacttttagaaatgacaagagctttattaattgaatccaaggctccgaaaagtttttggcctgaagcccttgcttccgctacctatcttatcaaccgtttacctactaaggttttgggcacaaaaacccctaaagatacgctttcccaattccatacccttccgacttcatttagcattgaacctcgaatatttgggtgctcggtcttCGTCCATATTCTAAAACATGAGCGTACAAAACTAGATCCATGTGCGaaaaaatgtgtcatggttggttatggaataaaccaaaaaggatatcggtgttacagtcccaaaagacgtcatgtttttactacaacgaactgtgattttgttgaaactgaatatttttacaaaaatacccaactcacgagtgagggggagaatgaaagtaatgacactctcagttggatGACATGGGTTCCACATCAAATACCTCAAACACAAAACCCTGAACCACCTCAAACACAAGAGCCCGAGCCAACACAAAACCACGAACCTATACAAACTCCAACACTCAACCCCGAGCCAACACAAAACCACGAACCTATACAAACTCCAACACTAAACCCCGAGCCAACACAAGACTATGAACCCACAGAAACTATCCCACCAAACCATGAGACTAGTGAAACCTCCTCGAACAATGAACATCAAACCCATGAGGCACAAAATGACACAAATTCCGATGAAACCACCCAACAATACGTCCTACCTCAAAGAGTCAATAGAGGTGTCCCACCTAAACGATACTCACCAGAAAAAGAAGCGCAAAGGTCGAGGTATCCTATGGCTAATGTTGCACAAGGAAACATATCCAGTGAAGCACAAAAATTCAATTCTGCTTTATATTCTGAAGAAATCCCAGCAAATGTTGATCAAGCCATGAAATCTGAAAAATGGAAGAATGCCATGGAAGAAGAAATGGAAGCACTCCAGAAAAGTGACACATGGGAAAAATGTGTTATTCCTCAAGGAAAAAAACCAGTAGGGAATCGATGGGTGTTTACTATAAAATACAAACCAGATGGtaccattgaaagatacaaagcccgGCTAGTTGCCAAGGGATATACTAAGACATACGGGATTGATTACTCCGAAACCTTTTCACCAGTCGCAAagattgataccattagagttctcttttctatcgctgcaaatgaagattggccacttcaccaatttgatgtgaagaatgcttttctacaTGGCGAATTAAAGGAAGAGgtctatatggaagcaccaccAGGATTCAGTGACAACTTCAAAAAAGGagaagtttgtcgacttaaaaaggctttatatgggttaaaacaatccccacgggcctggtttgggagatttactttatttatgaaaaaatacgatttcaaacaaagtaactcggatcatactctcttctttaaacgaaaaggaaatttgattacatgtttaatcatctatgttgatgatatgataataacaggaaatgataaacaggaaatttctaacttaaaagtaaacttatttaaagaatttgaaatgaaagacttgggcagacttaaatattttttggggattgaggtgttacgatcccaacagggaatatttatctgtcaaaagaagtatgttcttgattttcttgcagaaacaggtatgattgattgcaaaccagctgatactccgatgattccaaaccagaagctatatatggaagatgaagctgatCTTACTGATAAAGGtcaataccaaaggatggtgggaaaactcatctatcttgcttatactcgacctgatatagcacatgcagttggagttgtgagtcaattcatgcatcaaccacaggttcaccatatgAAAGCCGTAACGAGAATCATCAGATATTTGAAGAAAACAGCGGATCATGGAGTTGTTTTTAAAAGGAATGGACCACCTAAAGACtcaaatatatacagatgcaagttgggctggagaaaaaggggaTAGAAGATCTACATCCGGATTCTTTACAATAGTCGGAGGTAATTTAGTTGCatggaaaagcaagaaacaaaaggttgtttcTCTATCAAGTGCAGAATCAGAGTTTAGAGGGATAGCTAAAGGAGTTGTAGAAGTATTGTGGACCCGAAAACTACTAACAGAGATCGGATTTCCACCAGAAGATAGCATTCAGATATTATGTGATAACGAAGCAGCCATTGCCATatcagaaaatccagttcaacatgaCCGAACCAAACATGTGGAAGTTGATCGACattttattaaacaaaaattaGATGATGAAATCATTTCTCTTCCATCAATCAGATCCGAAGATCAGCTTGCCGACATCCTCACCAAATCAGTTAACGGAAGACTCTTCAATGAAGTTCTTGACAAGTTGAATATcggaaaccccactattcaacttgagggggagtgtcagAATGCAACAACAACATAACCAAATAACCATGTTTGGTTATTTGGTTTAGTGGGATCAGAAACCGAGTTTCATCATTTCCCAATTGAGTCAAGTCACAAGATGCCACAAAGTCAAGAAGTCCAAAACAGAACAGTCCAAGACAGAAGGCAACAAAAGCAAACGGCTACTAAGTCAGGCACAATCACCAAAAAAAGAAAAAACATATTGGATAGATACTCTACTTGAGAATTAGCCGTTATAACTTTTGCAATATAAATAGAATAGCTGATCATTGTATTAAAATTTAATTTCAATTGTATCAAATAATCAATCTATTCAATACAAGATCAAATTAATCACTTTTATCACTCTCATTGTTCGTTCTTACTAATTTGGTCAAAATTCCATCTATATATTGTTCTAAATGAATTTTGAAATATGCAATGTACCCAAAATCTGGATTCTAACTTTTCATCATCATCAACCCACCAAACTAGTACAACTTTAATCACTTTTATCACTCTCATTGTTCACTTTTATCACTCTCATTGTTCGTTCTTACTAATTTGGTCAAAATTCCATATATATATTGTTCTAAATGAATTTTGAAATATGCAATGTACCCAAAATCTGGATTCTAACTTTTCATCATCATCAACCCACCAAACTAGTACAACTTTACTAAAATCTATAACATAAGAACAAGatacataataataatttcataataatatGAGCAAAAGACGTAGTTTCAAGCATATCATAAAAGCAATAACACAGAGAACAAACATAAACCAGTCTAATTTACATATTCAATTCGCATTTGCAGTTATATTAATAAAGCCACAGATAAAACCGAATTACTAAATTCAATGAAAAACACTTTAAATTACCCACGCGCTTTAAGCTCAGCAAGACGCCTAGTAAGATCATCCTCCTCAACCTTCTCATTGTTCTTACTCGCAACCGCATGGCCCGCAGGTTGCGGCAATCCAACCGAAACCTCCAAACCGTAATCATCAGCAACTTGTTGCATCAAACTATTAACCTCACCTTCAGGAGTCGAAAGCGATGTACTACCAGCCATCGAACTCTCCATAAACTCCGCTTGTACTTCCATATTAACAAACTGTTGTTCAAATTTATCCATTGTTTCACTCATCTTCTGCAAATTACCTGTAGCAAGCGTTGACTCAAGAGACTTCACAATTGTTCCCATCGACTTACTGATCGTAGTCATCTTAGCTTGCGTATCGAGTCTCGCAACGACAGCGTCAAGTCGCGATGATAATCGGAGGTAATTCATTTGTTCGCTACGTTTACGGATCGCGTTTTCAGCGTAGATCCGTGCACCGTCCATGTTGCCTTTTTCGATTGCTTTTTTGACTTTGAGTTTTTCGGCTTTTTCGTCTTTTTCGCACTTTCTGGCTTGACGTTGAAGACTTTTGGCGGTGAATTTGAGCTCCatgatctgattcattagtttctCGGCTTGACCCATGGTTGTTGATTAATCGGGTGATaaattgaagaagatgaaagcagtaTTGAAAATGAGAGTGAGATTGTGAGAATTGATGGTCAAATTGTGTCTGATttgatttgagttagggtttgatcaaATTTGGGGGTTTTGTGATCGTTGTTAGATACTGAATGCCGTGTTTTTATATGGTGGATATATTATGTGGATACAAGACCGTTGATTGTGGGTCCCGGATATCACACGGTGTAACCCGTGTGTAGATATTTAATTTCATTGATAATTATTAAAGTTTTTTTTTCTAAGAATAGTCTTTGACCTGTCGTTAAATCCATATCAATAATTCCATAATTATTCTactattgttataataataataacaatatagatatggatagtcaattttggtgtatacatatagtcaattttggtacacaaagtatgtatttttatattgagattttaggctataaatactcatgaatgcaagcattaaacttgcaccattttctcacacttacaaagtgtttctttctttctctccattatcatctttgttcttacacttcattattagtattctaaatcaagaatcaaatcactaaaggtagttataa
This genomic window from Rutidosis leptorrhynchoides isolate AG116_Rl617_1_P2 chromosome 2, CSIRO_AGI_Rlap_v1, whole genome shotgun sequence contains:
- the LOC139889482 gene encoding jacalin-related lectin 19-like, giving the protein MKLGPWGGNGGKLWDDGVHAGVREITIVYGSCIDAIYTTYDDNGKPFPVEKHGGMGGTKVAQVKLQFPEEILTSVGGYYCPVVYGAGPVIRSLTFKSNIRTYGPFGVKKEHPSIS
- the LOC139892704 gene encoding ESCRT-related protein CHMP1B-like; the protein is MGQAEKLMNQIMELKFTAKSLQRQARKCEKDEKAEKLKVKKAIEKGNMDGARIYAENAIRKRSEQMNYLRLSSRLDAVVARLDTQAKMTTISKSMGTIVKSLESTLATGNLQKMSETMDKFEQQFVNMEVQAEFMESSMAGSTSLSTPEGEVNSLMQQVADDYGLEVSVGLPQPAGHAVASKNNEKVEEDDLTRRLAELKARG